In Salvelinus alpinus chromosome 22, SLU_Salpinus.1, whole genome shotgun sequence, one genomic interval encodes:
- the LOC139549025 gene encoding T-cell surface glycoprotein CD3 epsilon chain-like: MNRVNVSGALIFFMVAITAVQGQKSVCENYVELDATLVTGVIVGDLLVTGGVIFIVYSWAQKKSGPAAPQKPTYRSAGRGPPVVPSPDYEPLSVATRSRDIYATHRTG; the protein is encoded by the exons atgAACAGAGTTAACGTGAGTGGTGCGCTCATCTTCTTCATGGTCGCCATCACTGCTGTGCAGGGACAAAAATCAG TGTGTGAGAACTACGTTGAGCTGGATGCGACTCTGGTTACCGGGGTTATTGTTGGGGACCTGCTGGTGACAGGAGGGGTCATCTTCATTGTGTATAGCTGGGCCCAGAAGAAGTCTGGACCTGCTGCACCCCAAAAAC CGACGTACCGCTCAGCAGGCCGTGGTCCACCAGTGGTGCCAAGTCCTGACTATGAG CCCCTTAGCGTGGCAACCCGCAGCAGAGATATCTACGCTACCCACAGGACTGGGTAG